In Bacteroidota bacterium, one DNA window encodes the following:
- the fmt gene encoding methionyl-tRNA formyltransferase, which yields MRLVFMGTPDFAVASLAALHAAGHEVAAVVTAPDKPAGRGQRLQASAVKQWAQAQHLPVLQPPRLKDPAFLAQLAALQADLFVVVAFRMLPAEVWAMPPRGTINLHGSLLPQYRGAAPIHWAVLNGETETGVTTFYIEHEIDTGQILAARKTPIGPDETTGELYARLMQLGAQLLVDTVADIAAGRIQPHPQPAGAEGLKPAPKLFPADGLLDWNLPARQLHNRIRGLNPFPAAHTTYEGKLLKVLRSKMPEAPGEAQAVPGTLRVAARCLLVATQDGWLELLELKPEGKPAMTAQAFVNGYQPHGQRLGG from the coding sequence ATGCGTCTGGTTTTCATGGGCACGCCAGATTTTGCCGTAGCCTCGCTAGCTGCCCTGCATGCCGCGGGGCACGAGGTAGCCGCAGTGGTAACAGCCCCGGACAAGCCCGCCGGCAGGGGGCAGCGGCTACAGGCCAGCGCAGTGAAGCAGTGGGCCCAGGCCCAGCACCTGCCCGTGCTACAGCCCCCCCGGCTAAAGGATCCTGCCTTCCTGGCACAGCTGGCCGCGCTACAGGCCGATCTGTTTGTGGTAGTGGCCTTCCGCATGCTGCCCGCCGAGGTATGGGCCATGCCCCCCCGTGGCACCATCAACCTGCATGGCAGCCTGCTGCCCCAGTACCGTGGGGCTGCCCCCATACACTGGGCCGTACTGAATGGCGAGACGGAAACAGGCGTAACCACCTTCTACATTGAGCACGAAATAGACACAGGCCAGATACTGGCTGCACGAAAGACCCCCATAGGCCCAGATGAAACCACGGGCGAGCTGTATGCCCGCCTGATGCAGCTGGGCGCCCAGCTGCTGGTGGATACCGTGGCCGATATAGCGGCAGGCAGGATACAGCCCCACCCCCAGCCAGCGGGTGCCGAGGGCCTGAAGCCTGCGCCCAAGCTCTTTCCGGCAGATGGGCTGCTAGACTGGAACCTGCCAGCCCGCCAGCTGCACAACCGCATTCGCGGGCTAAACCCCTTCCCGGCAGCCCATACCACCTATGAGGGCAAGCTGCTGAAAGTGCTGAGGAGCAAAATGCCGGAGGCCCCCGGTGAGGCACAGGCCGTACCGGGCACACTGCGTGTGGCCGCCCGGTGCCTGCTGGTAGCCACACAGGATGGCTGGCTGGAGCTGCTGGAGCTGAAGCCCGAGGGAAAGCCTGCCATGACTGCCCAGGCCTTTGTCAATGGCTACCAGCCCCATGGACAGCGCCTGGGCGGATAG
- the apaG gene encoding Co2+/Mg2+ efflux protein ApaG translates to MEFSTATLVTHGVRISVRTAYVPEQSSQKNNTFVFAYHITIANETGHTVQLLRRRWLIQDALGERREVRGEGVVGQQPVLQPGQTHAYVSGSVLKTPIGTMDGYYTMARMDGSEFEVKIPAFTLVASFLLN, encoded by the coding sequence ATGGAGTTTTCTACAGCCACTTTGGTAACCCATGGGGTTCGCATCAGTGTTCGCACCGCCTATGTGCCCGAGCAGAGCAGCCAGAAGAACAACACCTTTGTCTTTGCCTACCACATCACCATTGCGAACGAAACCGGGCACACGGTGCAGCTACTGCGCCGCCGCTGGCTGATACAGGATGCCCTGGGCGAACGCAGGGAGGTGCGGGGCGAGGGAGTGGTAGGCCAGCAGCCTGTGCTACAGCCAGGCCAGACCCATGCCTATGTGAGTGGCAGTGTGCTGAAAACACCCATCGGCACCATGGATGGATACTACACTATGGCACGCATGGATGGATCAGAGTTTGAAGTAAAGATCCCGGCCTTTACCCTTGTAGCCAGCTTTTTGCTCAACTAG
- a CDS encoding OsmC family protein, with translation MALTSKLDYVSDLRVQATHLQSGSVLLTDAPTDNHGRGEAFSPTDLLATSLGMCMMTIIVIRCRQHDIPEPAMCAEVEKRMSPAPRRVAEVRLTLYLAGKLTDAQKTLLEAEGRACPVALSLHPDLKQAITFVWE, from the coding sequence ATGGCGCTTACCAGCAAGCTTGACTATGTATCGGACCTGCGGGTGCAGGCTACGCACCTGCAGAGTGGCAGTGTCCTGCTTACCGATGCACCTACGGATAACCATGGCAGGGGCGAAGCCTTCAGCCCTACCGACCTGCTGGCTACCAGCCTGGGCATGTGTATGATGACAATTATAGTCATCCGCTGCAGGCAGCACGACATACCCGAGCCAGCCATGTGCGCAGAGGTGGAGAAGCGGATGAGCCCGGCCCCACGCCGGGTGGCAGAGGTACGCCTGACGCTGTACCTGGCAGGGAAGCTGACCGATGCGCAGAAGACCCTGCTAGAGGCCGAGGGGCGTGCCTGCCCGGTAGCCCTCAGCCTGCACCCAGACCTGAAGCAGGCCATCACCTTCGTTTGGGAGTAG